Below is a genomic region from Terriglobales bacterium.
GATACCAACCGTGAGGTTCTCTGTGCGCAGGTTCCTGATCGCTCTGCTTTTTCTCTCCGCCACGCTGGCCGCGGCGATGGAGCGCCAGCCCAACGCCGACTATCGGGCGCGGCGGCAGGCGCTGGCCGCCAGGACCAACGGGGGCGTGGTGGTGCTCTTCGCTCCCATGGAAAACGAAGGGCCGAACGCCCTTTATGGCTTTCGCCAGGAGGACAACTTCTATTACCTGAGCGGGTTATCTGCGCCGGATGCGGCGCTGGTGATCTCACCCGCGGTGGAGGCCAAGGGCGATACGCCGGCGCGTCCCTATACGGAAATCCTTTTCCTGCCCGCACGCAACATGACGCAGGAGCGCTGGACCGGGCCGAAGCTCGGCCCGGACAATGCCAAGGCCGCCGAAATCACCGGCTTCGATCGCGTGGAATCGTTGGACAAGATGCGCGAGGAGCTGGCCCGCATCCTGCCCGCGCCTCGCGTCACGATTTACACGGACGTCCGTGAGGCCGGCGCGCGCTCGCCTTCCACCAGCGGCATCGAGTGGCTGTGGCGCGCGAACGCCTTTCCGAATTACGTGAGCTTTGCCGACGTCAAACCGCTGGTACACGGGTTGCGGCTGGTGAAAGACGCAGGCGAGATCGAGCTGATCCGCAAGGCTACCGAGGCCAGCAAGGCGGCCCACCGCGCCGTGCTGCCCAACATGAAGCCGGGGATGACCGAGCAGCAGATCTCGGCCCTGATGCAGTACGAATTCCTGAAGCGCGGCTGCGAGCGGCCAGCGTACGCGCCCATCGTCGGGTCGGGCTTCAACGGGACGGTGCTGCACTACTCGCAGAACTCGGCCACCCTCGCCGATGGCGACCTGGTGGTGATGGACGTGGGCGGCGAGTACTCCATGTACGCCACCGATATCACGCGCACCCTGCCGGCGAACGGGAAGTTCACCGCCCGCCAGCGCGAGATCTACGAGATCGTGCTGGGCGCGCAGCGGGCGGTGGAGAAGGCCTTCGAGCAGGGCAAATCCACGCTCGCACGTGCCGGCGGCGAGCACTCGTTCCAGAAAATCGCCTACGACTACATCAACTCCAACGGCAAGGACAAGCACGGCCAGCCGCTGGGCCAGTACTTTATCCACGGCCTGGGGCACTCGGTAGGGCTCAACGTGCACGACCCCGGGTACGCCAGCGGTCCCATCCCCAAGGGCATGGTCTTTACCGTGGAGCCCGGCATCTACATCCCGGAAGAAAAGCTGGGCGTGCGCATCGAGGACATGTACTACGTGGACCCGGACGGCAAGCTGGTACGCCTGACCGAGGGACTGCCGAGGACAGTGGAGGAGATTGAAAGCGAGATGGCCAAGAGGGATTGAGTGATTTGGTGATTTGGTGATTTGGTGATTTGGTGATTTGGGAATCATCGCAACCGAGAAACCGGTTAGCCCATATGGGCAGATGACTACATGACCAGATGACCACCTCCGGCAATGTCCCGATGGGAGGTGACCGGATGACCCGATATTCGATTCCTCTGGTATCCTAGAACTCCGTGTTCATGACCTTCCTCTACGCCGTATTGGTGCTTTCGCTGGTGGCCCTGTTGGGGTCGGCCGTGCTGGCCTGGGCGCGGGTGCGCCGGGAATTGAAGGCTTCCGACGAGACACTGCGCCGGGCGTTAGCGGAGATCCAGGCCGAACAGGAAGTCACGCGGACATAGGCTGGGGTTTCAGCCCTGAGGTTTGACCAGGATGCGCGACCGAAAACGCGGCCAAGTCGCAATCTTCCCTGCCCTTCCCGCCAGCCGCTCCACTGAATTCCTGTACCAGACGCTGGTCGTTGTGAGCGCTTCCCTGTTTGTGGCCTTGTGCGCGCGGGTCACGCTGCCGCTGCCTTTCACTCCGGTGCCGCTCACCTTGCAGAACTTCGGCGTGCTGGCGGTCGGCATGACGCTGGGCAGCCGGCGCGGCGCAGCGGCGCTGGCGCTCTACCTGGCGGAGGGAGCCCTGGGCCTGCCGGTGTTCAATCCGGCGGGAG
It encodes:
- a CDS encoding Xaa-Pro peptidase family protein — encoded protein: MRRFLIALLFLSATLAAAMERQPNADYRARRQALAARTNGGVVVLFAPMENEGPNALYGFRQEDNFYYLSGLSAPDAALVISPAVEAKGDTPARPYTEILFLPARNMTQERWTGPKLGPDNAKAAEITGFDRVESLDKMREELARILPAPRVTIYTDVREAGARSPSTSGIEWLWRANAFPNYVSFADVKPLVHGLRLVKDAGEIELIRKATEASKAAHRAVLPNMKPGMTEQQISALMQYEFLKRGCERPAYAPIVGSGFNGTVLHYSQNSATLADGDLVVMDVGGEYSMYATDITRTLPANGKFTARQREIYEIVLGAQRAVEKAFEQGKSTLARAGGEHSFQKIAYDYINSNGKDKHGQPLGQYFIHGLGHSVGLNVHDPGYASGPIPKGMVFTVEPGIYIPEEKLGVRIEDMYYVDPDGKLVRLTEGLPRTVEEIESEMAKRD